A region of the Drosophila subpulchrella strain 33 F10 #4 breed RU33 chromosome 3L, RU_Dsub_v1.1 Primary Assembly, whole genome shotgun sequence genome:
GTGCCGTTGCCGATGACGAACCACCGACCAATCGCACAGAAGCTCTAGAAGATTGTGCAATTGTGCCCCAACCTGTTTGCCACTTTGTAGCACCGAGTATTCTCCAATCTCcaagatgcagatgcagatgcagatgcactTGCTGCCAGTCGAGTCGAGTCGAGTCGAAACGAATCAAATCGAGTCGAGATGGAATGGAATCACATACATAAATCCAACAACGGGCCATAGCCATTGTCCCTCGTTTGTCCAACATGCACATTCCATTCTTTGAAAAGCGATCAATGCCAAGTCAATAATGAAACGATGCCGATCCAAAAGCGATCCGATGCGGAGAAGAATATAAATTTCTGGCCTATCAGTTGGCTCCGTAAAAAGAGGGTACCGAAACACTGAAACACTGATAATAATGTCGCCTGCGAGAAATTCCTTTAGCGGCATTTAGGGCCACTTAATTATGACCCCCCCGCGTGCCCTCGCTCGGAAAGTAAAGAAGAGCCCAATCCTAAATTCCTGGAATTTCGACTTTGACTCTTGTTAAATAACCAACTGCTGTATTTGTTCATGTCGCTGGCCCTTCACTCGGAGAAAATAGGGCATGCATTTCGAGAAATGCATTGGGAATGCATTTTTAGAGGGCTATCAGAGGAAAGTGTGCAGAAGCTAATAGCAACCAAAAGAAGAACATGACTTGAAGCTGAGGTTCTAAAAAAGGGTTGTTGGATACATTTATGTGTTTAATGAATGGGGTTTATTGATGTACTCTAgtccaaataaattaaatattgaataaatacgcaaaatgatttttaaattttttaagtatttgctTTAGGGAAggcaatattaaaaaaattaaaattcttaGAAAGTATAAAAATCCTTTATCCTTCAAATAAGTATTATACAAAAAAGGATTAAGAAAAGCtaaggtatatatatacaaactaacttaaattagtttaatctgaatttaaaataaagatatatatttttctgttCCCAAAATAGATAgcgaattaaattaaataaggaAAGCGGTTATAAAGTAATGAACTAGAAGGAATTTAAGGGCTAAGCTGTTCCCATTTTATTCCAGTGTTTACCCACCCCTCCTCATTTCAGTTCTGGTGGTTACTCTGGGTTTTTAAGGCCTGAACTATGATTGTCCACGAAATTGGCAAGGCGAAAAGATGCTCCAACATCATAATCCTGGGGATCCGGAGATGGCAGACGAGTTCGAGGCTCTGGGAGACTTGGTTCGATGAACCAATTAGATCAAACAACTTACACCACACCacgtacacacacacacacacctttaCTGGGTGCAACAATACAACAACAGAGGAGAAGACTGCGAGAACAACAAAAAAGAATTCTTTACGAGCCTCGCTCCGGTGCACGGTCATCAAGTCAGCTCGTTCAACATTCAAGAGGCATCGATGATAATATTCATTCATTTGATCAAACCGCCGACGATGTCGACTGACGGAGATGCAGACGACGATGGAGACGACTTTCATTATGGGCCTGGGTCTGCAAGCCCCTGCAGTTCCCCCATCTGAACTCCCTGctcccatcatcatcatcaacctCCTTCTACTGGGAGGCcgcccaaaaccaaaaccaggCAGTCCAAAACCAAAGTCAAGAACGGCGGGGGAAGTACAAAAACATATTGCCAAAgtagcagcaacagcaaaagcAACTACGGCAACATCATCGgccaacaacagcaacacgaAGAATCTCAACAGCAGCATTATGCATCATTACACTGACAGAAAAAATAGGGAAAGCGAGTGCCACAAGAGGATttcgaaaaaaataaaggatACTAAAGATCGGTAATTGGATCAAATGGGTATAATATGAATACTGATGTGTAGATTCTTATAAAGCTTATGAAAGATTTTACCTACATAATTGTGTTAGTAAACATATTCCCTAGGAATATTTTGGTGATACACATTGTATTATGGGTTAAGATCgatttacatttatatttattctaTATCTATCCTGCTAGTCTCTTATTGTAAACTAATTTCAGGTAATCTTTACAGATTAtgctaaaaaataatataaattaaataccCAAACATATATGTGTGTTGCTTTGCATCGTAAATGTGGTAACAACCCTATAACCATATAAATCTATAACCTATCAATTTGTGGAACGGTTTAGTTTATACATACCATCTCTTAATTAGGTTTCTCCTATATAACACCATTATGGAGGTAACAactcaatttaaaatataggACTTTTTACAAATCTTTAAACACAAATTTTCAGGATATTATTTCATCCTACTTCATCCATTAAATGCTTCACTTTTCTAGCAGTGCACTCAATCGACACATTCACTTATAGGTCTCAAAATCGATGAGAAAAAGAAATATGTTGAACGggtggtggcggtggcggCGTTCGCTTGTAGCACGGCTCAAAACTGCTGTCCGTTGTCCGGTTGTCCGTTTGTCCGCCGTCCGTCGATCGTccgctcacacacacaccaaaACACCAACACACAGACACGGACACACCTCCACACACTCAGCACACGCACCCAAAAGTGCATGTGTATGCAGACGAAGCCAAGACCTCTTTTTAATGTATTGCAATTCCAAGAATTTAGGAAGAGGAACGTGAGaaactttgtttttgttattttcttttctttgcaTTTCATTTCAAGATACGATGCCGATCTCTGACTCCCTGCCCCGCCCCTTTCGCCCTCGCCCACTGGCGGTGTTTACGTCTCGAACGTCCAGGTTTCATGGCTCTGCAGCGGTGCTGATAGCCTGGCTATCAAAAATGGCTTATTTTAAGAGTTTTGGGTACGATTTCGAGAATATCCTTTGGGGTATTTAGGTCCAAAGTTTGGAAAACCGAAATCCTGTAGAACGTATCCGCTTTAGATGCCCATCCCACTTAATGCACTTTTCAGTAAATTCAtatattgtattaaaaatagatTCACCTAACCCAAAATGCATTCTTCACACATTGGAAACCGAAATACACAAGCGGACTTATATATCTTCAAACAAATGTTTAccaataaaatacatttttcaaCTGCTATAAATGGAGATGATCTTGCTGGTATACTTCCTAAAATAGATCCCACacttttgtttaaatattgtttatgAAATTTTATGCATTGCAGAATGTTTGCGAAAAtgggtttttccaaaattaGTAGACCATCATCCTGATTTTAGAAGGTCACAAATTGTTAagatatattttgtattgccTGGTGTTATTTCAGGATCCTGgccatataattaaaaatatattattgatctGCAGTAAAGATTAATGATCAGGGGATAAATGTAGAATTTCGAATGAATTTatctaaaaattgtatttaggAGAAAGGACTTATACCATATTACTCAGTTGAAATATAGATAtagtttgaaaaaattttcagGACTATTGTTACTATACATTTTATAGATACGTAGAATTTTCAGAACTAGTTGGCTCCAAATTTTAAGAGTGGTATACCTTTTTTAGGACCTTCTTCGTGGACCTTGAGATTATGACTTTTGATCTGGCTTTTTTCGGTGGTCCCAAGTGGGCACCTCTGGAGGCCCAGGCTTTCGTATCCATAAGTCACCGAGGCGTCTTCGTCTTCGTCTTCGACTTCGTCTTGGTCTTCGGTGGACGTCGCTGCCTCTGTTGGCGTTGCAGTTTGCAGTTTGCAGAATGCCCCAGACCCAGACATTCATATTGTATACACTTAAGATTCTTTGTGGAATTTCGGTGCAGTGGAGTTTCGCGCggggggtggtgggtggtaAGTGGTGAGTGGGCCAGGCGCGTGGTAGTATGTGTTCGCTGCCTGAGTGTTTGAGTGCTCGAGTGTCTCTGTGCGAGTGCAGACTTGGCTAATAAAGCCGGCGACAGGAGAAAGCCAAATTCCAAGAGCACAACATTGTAGCACTTGGGTGGTGCCGAGGTAAACAACAGTTCCTGGATAAAAAAAGGGGGTTCCAAAAGGGGGTTCCCCCGGGGCAGGGATCTGCAGATCTCCAGCAGACCGCATTTAGTTATTCTGTTCGCTCGCCAATCGTTTCCTTTTTGCATTCGCTGCCATTTTCGCCAAGTGTATGCGTGTGTTTTCTGGTGCGTGTGCTGGGCACATTTCTTTTTGGGATGCCGCTGATCGGAacatggatgtggatgtggatgtggatgtggatgaggTTGTGcttgtggatgtggatgtgtgGCTGCCTCCGGAAtgtgcataattttttttcttcctCCGCACCCATTTGTTGGCGGCGAGCAAGGATAACCTGAGCTGGAGCACACAATCGGATTTTGAATATCAACAATGATATCTAACTATATCTTAGggaatacaaaaataaatattaatccATTAGTTATGCCCAAAACACTTAATTTGGTCTTTGCttaaaattgtattgtatgattaaaaagaataaatatattgttcttATGCCTTAAAATCTtagatacaattttttgtccATCTAACAAACTAGTTTTGGTGAATCAGATCCTTTGGGAACGAACATCGCATCATTAACCAGGGTATCCCTCATTCGATCCTTAATAAACCTGCCTCGATCAGCATTCTTGCCGTTTTGGCTTGCTTTTCTTgactttttgttttctttttaccTTTTACTGTGTGGCGCAGGGCAGCAGCGACAAAATAGCAGAATCCTGTTGCCATGATCGTTAACAAGATGCCAAGACAACGAGAGGGGGTGGGCTTCAGGGGCGGAGTACAGGGGGGTTGTTCATGGGGGAGATTGGTGGAGGAATCTGGAATCTGTGGGAGCTTCGAAAATGTTGGCGGCAGCCAAATTAAATAGGCGCAAGCGCTTTGAGTTAGCCACGAGTTGTCCAGAATCCAGAATGGGATTTTCAACTtatggttgttgttgttggagtggttgttgttgaattttttttggtattgtttgttattggTATGTTGTTGCTGTTATTGTTAAAGTGTTGTTGGGGTGTTGTTAAGCTGTTGTTGTACCGTTGGTGTATCTTATGGTGTTGTTGTTGAACcgtttttgttgctgtttcgcGAGTTGTTTGAGAGTTGATTGTCCTGTCCCCTCGTGTTTTTGGCCTGGGCTGGCAGGAATGCTGCCTTACGGGTAGAAAGAGAGAAAATCTTCTCACCTGAGAAAGGTGATTAGGTGAGGGGGGTTTCCACAGGGGGAGTGGCGGAACATGCTGCAAGCCAAGGATCGAGATGCGGTTCgttcttgtttttcttttgaATTTCAGCTTTGTGTGCggactttttttgttttttttttttggcggtGTCTGTGGCCAACTACTTGGATCTCACATGTATATGTGAGTACATCCCCGTGATTGGCTATGCACTGAGCAAAATGAGGATTCGAGACTTAGTATGAACGAGCAGTGATTAAATAAAGAAGTCTGCAAGAGCAATACCATTTTTACTAAAGTTCTAAGATCGGAATATGATATTAAGATGTTTTAGTGGAAGATGGTATAAAAACCCATATATGAAACTGGTGctgaaaaattatattttttttcaatctTAATATCTGTAAACTTAAATTTATCAGAATATAAACAAGTAGTCATTTTCGAGTTCTTGTTAACAAGAAGATCCTTATCATTTTTAAATACTGTTAGCCATTGGCGTATCCAAAATTTGGTTGTGGTTGGAATATGTATTGCTTATATTCATTATAGCATTTATGTTATCGAAAGGACATTTAGGTTTACCTTTAAAGTAATATTGAATGTTATCCCGATGTTAAATGTCTAACTGTATTTCAATACATTCGACAGGATATTTTCTAGTGCACTTTTTTTTGCCTGTGCATGTATGTCgtttattatgattattttgttTGACTGCCTTTGGCCTGTGCAAAAATCCGCACATAATCTGGCAAAACCAGTAGAACAACAACACCAAAGGATGCGGACAGCTCGGCTCATTTATTATGTGTGTGTGAGCCAAGGCGCAAAATCCCTATCCTCACTTACATACCTCTCCGTTCAGTCGGTCCGCATCCATAGGGTCCATAGGGTCCATGAGGTTCATGAGGTCCACGAGGTCCGTCCTTCCATTTCCATCCGTCCGCCTGCCTGGCTTTTTATCTTTTTTGGGATTTCGCCTTTTGTCCTGCTCAACGCATTCGAGTTTTCCCAGAAATGTTAATTATAATACTCACAAACATACATAATTACTCGCATTTCGCATTTCGATGCCCGTAGTTCCCATATCTCCCATATCCTGTTTATGTGGCTCTGGATTTCGTCCGCCGATTGTCCGTTCTCGTTTTTCGCATTGCGTTTATTAATGCGGCAAATAAATTTGCATGCCATGCACATTTTTCGCCGTTCATTAATGCttcttgtttatttattttgaatatttttctgCACTTTTTCAGGGTTTGCTTTGGGTTTTGGTCAATGAAAAGGGTTCGGTGCGTGTGAAATATGCAGATAAATAGGGAAAATATCAACGGTGCAATGTGATTAGAGTGACACCTCAAGGATGGCGTTGTGGATCatttttttcaattataaTGCTTTAGAAAATTCGTTACTTACCCAAACTTGATTTACTTAAACCTGGTGATGTTTAATTTTCTTCAcagtttaatattaaaatgcttagaaacgcAGTGCTTGTAGCATGACATGATTGACGTTCATATTTCAAAGAGTGGTaggaaaagaattttttaaatcggTTGATTGAAATCCTATATGACAATTCCAATGATTGAATTACATAAATTCTGCGAACGAACTCCTTAGcgtaaatattttgaattaaattaaacatgATTAAAAGAGtaaatgaatattaattgtCAAGGTTTCTTGTTGAAATTAATATCATTAAAGAAgttatctttatttattttttatgttttcttttaaaaatgctGAACAATTTGTACGGTTCTTATGTTTTAACGTATCAATTCTATTTGATCgacttaaaaaattatttaattttactttGACCATGATAAgttgttaataaataaaattcttacTAGATATACtaattatatttaacttaATTTCGTTGATTACTATAAGCCGTCTTATATAATTACTGTAATACGTGGATTAGGCGaactaaataaagaaaatCGAATTTGTTAATCAATGGGTACTTAATACTTAATTGCttaattgaaataaaattgaaaattgaaaaacaaatgcaaggcaaaggcaataaaatttaaacaatttgttaCAACGcagttttttaaatgtttagaAATAAAATCGCCGCCATTATGTTTTTGCCGCCCCGCTCCCCCGACCCTCCGCCTCACCACCCCCTTTTGCTATTTGCTCCCGCTCTCTCCCAAAAACTAGAGAgcgcaaaaaaatatatacgaTGCCCTCCCACTCCACCACACCCCCAACCCACgagaaaaaaacaacaacaacagcaagaATGTCAAAAACTAACAAAAACCTTAACGACGTCTCTCGCACAATCACACATACATGCCTAATGCTAGCGAATAATGCCAATTGATCGCTCCctctctcacacacacacacacacacacatgggcGCCAATTTATCACCTACTACACACACACTGCCCCCACAAACGCCAATGCGCATGTGTAGGTGCTCTCTTTCGGGCAGCACACTAACACTAGGACAATTACTAATCGCCGTGGAgcaaacagcaacaacaacagcaataacaacaaaaacaacaagagAGCCGATCACGTATTGCGCAGATACGTGAGCGTGAGATTCG
Encoded here:
- the LOC119555419 gene encoding LOW QUALITY PROTEIN: uncharacterized protein LOC119555419 (The sequence of the model RefSeq protein was modified relative to this genomic sequence to represent the inferred CDS: inserted 2 bases in 1 codon; substituted 1 base at 1 genomic stop codon); protein product: MNQLDQTTYTTPRTHTHTPLLGATIQQQRRRLREQQKRILYEPRSGARSSSQLVQHSRGIDDNIHSFDQTADDVDXDGDADDDGDDFHYGPGSASPCSSPIXTPCSHHHHQPPSTGRPPKTKTRQSKTKVKNGGGSTKTYCQSSSNSKSNYGNIIGQQQQHEESQQQHYASLH